The sequence ACGGCCTGCGTTCATCACGAGCGCATTGGGCGGCGTTGAAAACGGTGAAATGAAACAGCAACTAGCAGAGACAGTCACCGCAAACAAAAACGGATACGGACTCACCCCGAGGCCGGTCGCTGCACTCATCGCAATCGGTGCGAGAAGCACCGCTGTCGCTGTATTGCTGATGAAAATCGTGACAATCGAAGTCGTATAATAAATGCCCGCGAGAAGCGCAAACGGTCCAAGAGAGCCCAAATTTTCCACAAGTCCGTTCGCAATCATTCCCGAAACGCCTGTCTTTTCGAGAGCCGTAGACATCGGAAGCATCGCGGCGATAAGGACTGTACTTTCCCAGTTGATGGAATTATACGCGTCTTCCACATTGCGGAAGCATCCCGTCAAAATCATGAGAAGCGCTGCGATAAATACCGCGGCTACCGGAGGCACTACGCTTGTCACCATGAGAATTACCATCAAGAGAAGAATCACTGCGGCAAAAGGCATTTTGTGATCGAGCGGCACCGATTCCGCGGATTCCAAAGGTTCGCCGAGGACAATCCATTCTGTATTCGACATCGAAAGTTTGCGGATATTGTCCCACGTTCCTTGCACCAAAAGAGTATCGCGGGATTTTAATTTTTCGTCTTTTAAATCGCTCAAAATATAAGCGCCTTTGCGCTGAATTCCCAAAATGTTCACGCCGAATTGCGCGCGGAAATTTGTTTCTAAAACATTGCGATTGATAAGCGAAGAATCGGGCATAAGGAGAACTTCAGCGATTCCCCAATTTTGAAAATGCAAAGAAGAGCCGCGACCTTCGCCCGCTTTCAAAACATCGGTGCGCATTTCTTCGGCAAATTTTTCCACGTTCGCCGTATCGCCCAAAACATAAAGAGTATCACCGCCAAACGGAACACTTTGCGGTCCGACTAATTCTCGCCCCGAACTACCAAAAAATTTTCCGCGACTCGGTCTATCGATTTCGATGACGGTTAAATTATATGTATTCGGTAATTTTAATTCGGCAAAAGAACGTCCGATTAACGGCGAATCCATCCGGACGCGGACGCGCGTCACATTGCGCGAAAGACTGTATTCATCGGCCAATTCGCGAAGCGATTTCGGGCGCAGTTCGTCGACTTTTTTTTCTTCGGATTTTTTGCAGAGAAAGTGCGACAAAGGAATCATCGCAGCAATCATGAGAAGAAGCACAAACGCACCGATCGGCGTAAACGAAAACAATTTTAATTCAGGAAATCCCGCACGCACAAGGGTATCGCTAATCACCATGTTCGGCGGCGTCCCGATTAAAGTCATCATCCCGCCGAGGCTGCACGCAAACGCCATCGGCATGAGAAAACGCTTCGGGCCCGATTTTGTTCCCGCCGAAACGCTCATCACAATCGGAAGCATTAACGCAGCCGTTCCCGTAATCCCGACAAATGCGCCGATAAATCCCGTCACGAGCATCACCGCGACAAAGAGAAAATTTTCATTGTTGCCGACGATTTTTACAATTTTTTGCCCGGCGACGCGAGCGAGTCCCGTCCGAAAAACAGCCCCGCCGACAATGAAAAGTCCAAGCATCATGAGAACGATGGGATTTGAAAATCCCGCAAGCGCTTCGTCGACAGAAATCACTCCGAAAATCAGTAACAGCACAAGCGATCCGAGCGCAACAATATCCGAACGGATTTTCCCGTGCACAAAAAGAATCATCGAAATAACTAAAATGACGAGTGTTGTTATCAACATGCCGTAAAATTAGAAATTCATCTTTCCAAAAGCAGAAAAAATCAAGGGCTCATCTTGCGCAAAGCGCCGACGCAAAAAACAGAAAATCTTTAAAAACAAAAAATCAAAAACTTTATAATTTAGTCGAAACAAATAAAGGATGCTTATGTCTGATTGTATTTTTTGCAAAATTGCTGCCGGTGAAATTCCTTCCACCAAAGTTTACGAAGACGCTGAATTTTGCGCGTTCAAAGATTTGAATCCGCAAGCGCCTGTTCACATTTTGCTCATTCCGAAGAAGCATATTTCAAGTCTGCTCGAATTGCAAGAAGCCGACGCCACTCTCATGGGAAAGCTCCTTTTCCGCGGTCAGAAAATTGCAAAAGAACAAGGCTTAGGCGAAAGCGGTGTGCGTTTTGTCTTTAACTGCAAAGATGACGCCGGACAAACTGTGCATCACATTCACTGCCACATTCTCGGCGGTGCGCGCTTAAGCGATAGCTTCGGAGTGCGTTAAGCATTGCTCAAACAAACCCGGGTCATCATCCTTCATCGGATGCCCTACAGCGATTCTTCGCTTATCGTCAAAGGTTTTTGCTTTGACTTTGGAGTGCTTTCTTTTTTGGTAAAAAGCGCCAAAAGCAAAAACAGTCCGTTCAAAGCTTCTCTCGATCCTTTGTCCGAAAGCGAAATCGTCTTCAATGACTCGGGAAAAAGCGATTTGCATTTTATCCGCGAAGCGAGTCTTATCGATTGGTTTCCAAATCTGCGGAAAAATTTAGAGAAGACCGCGATGGCAGAAGTTATCGCCGAAATTCTTTTGCGGTATTTGCCCGCGGGCCTTTCGCAAGAACTCGATTTCCGTTATACGGAAAAAGCTTTTCAAATTTTAGACCGCAGTGAAAATTTTCAAGATGTTCTCGCCCGCTGGCTTTGGCACATCGCCGACTGCGAAGGCTACGCATTAAATTTTTCGGAATGTATCCGCTGCGGTACTCCGATTTCACAAATTCCCGCGGACTTTTCTTTTGAATCCGGCGGTTCCATTTGTGCAAATTGCCTCGGCGTTTTTCGTCCGCATTATTCCCCCGAATTTTTGCAGGACATCGCTCATCTCGTTTTTCGATTACCGCTTCAAAATCCGCGTCAAATCGAAGAAGAATTTTTTAAATATTTAAAATCCCATCTCGGAGAAAATCGAGAAATTAAATCTTACCATTGGTTACAAGAGGTTCGAAATTATGCTTTCTGCAACACAAATTCTTGAATGCAAAGGTAAACGGAAAATCGCCCAAATTACCGCCTACGATTACGGTTTTGCAAAAATTGCCGAAGCCGCTCACGCCGATCAAATTCTCGTCGGCGATAGTCTTGCAAACACAATGCTCGGCTATAAAAGCACACAATCCGTGGGCATGAACGAAATGCTCATCTTCACCGCTGCCGTTTGCCGCGGCGCTCCGAACACTCATGTCATCGGCGATATGCCTTATCGCAGTTACGAAACGCCGGAACTCGCCCTCGAAAACGCCAAAAAATTTATCGATGTCGGCGCTTCTTCGGTAAAAATCGAAGGCTACAAACCCGAAGTCGTTGAAATTCTCCGCAAAAATAATATCGACGTTTGTGCACATTTAGGCCTTTTACCGCAAACCGCAACAAGCTTAAAGCAAGTCGGCAAAACCGAAGAAGAAGCCGAACGCATTTTAAAAGAAGCGATTGAAATGGATCAATGCGGCGCTTACGCCATGGTCCTCGAACACATTCCCGAATCCCTCGGTGAACGCATCACCAAAGCGGTGAAACTCATCACCATCGGAATCGGCGGCGGTTCTCATACCGACGGACACGTTACCGTTTTGCAAGATGCCATCGGCATTAACGGCGGAAAAATTCCTCCCTTTGCCACGAAATTTTGCAGCGTTTTTGATGTAGCGAAAAAAGGCATCGAAGATTACGTCAAATTCGTTCACGAAGAAAATTTCTAAGCAAAACTTAAACGCAAAAGGCGGCGCAAAGCGCCGCCTTTCATTTTAATTTCACAAATTAAAATTCGTAGAAGACTTTTCCACCGATTTCGATGTTATGATGCCAAAGCGTTTCCGAAAGGCTGTTATATCCTTCGGAATCCGTACTCACGCTGCGAATAAACATCGGCCGATAACGCAAGGCGATGTCCATACCGAACGGGCGAATTTTGTAACGCATATTCGCCGAAAGTGCAAATCCGTTCGCCGCAAAAACAGCCGCTTCGCGGAATTCGCCCGAATATTTGTCTTCGGCGATTGCTGCGCTGTGCACCGACAACCGCGAAAAAGAATAGCCTAAACCCGGACCCACTTGAAAGTCTTCTTTCCAGAAGAAATAGTAGCGATATTCCGCAGCAAAACGCCAATAGTTCGCATCATTTCCCGTTTCGTATTCCGAGCCTTTGCCGTAACTCACATCGATATTCCACATTCCGAAAGAAACCGCAATCGTGTGCTGATTAAAATTCACACCGATTTCAGCTAACGGAAGCGGAAACGATCCGATGTCCGGCAGAAATATTCCGCGATTGCTTTCCTTGTCCGAACGAATAAATCCTTTTCCGTCCAAATCACCGCCCACCGAAAGCGACGCATCAATTCCGAGAGCGACAAAATAACTGCGATGCCAAATCACGCGATCGTGACCCGCCGCAAAACTAAGAGACGCCAGGAAGAAAACGAGAATCCAGGAAAGCTTGCGCATAATGCCTCTTACATCGCAGCGTAGCGGAACATTTCGTCAATGCAATGTCTTGCGCGATTCATCACATCGGTGTCTAATTCCACCTTCGCCGCTTTCTCCGGATGGCGAAGCGTTTCCAGAATATTTTCGAGCGAATTCGACTTCATGTATTTGCACATGCTGCAGCTACCGATGAACGATTTCTGCGGGAATTCATATTGCATCCGCGCATTCAAACCGCATTCGGTCAAAAGCAAGAACGGCGTTTTTTCGGGCTGATCTTTGATATACTTGACCATTTGTCCTGTACTGCCGACGAAATCGCTGAGAAGAGCGACTCCCGGATGACATTCCGGATGGCTCACCACGCGTAAACCCGGATTCTGTTCGCGGAAGAAACGAATCAATTCAGGATCGTATTTTTCGTGCACATAGCAGCAGCCCGAATACAGCACAATTTCTTTGTGAATGCCTTTTTGCTGAAGCGCTTCTTGTAAATTTTTTCCCATCAACTGATCGGGAACGAAGACAATTTTATCGTTCGGCAAGCTCGAAATGATTTTGTAAACATTCGAACTCGTCACGCATACATCGCATTCTGCCTTCACATCGGCAGTCGTGTTAATGTAGCATGCAAAAGTATGATTCGGATATTTCTTGCGCAATTCGCGCACATCGTTTCCGGTAATACTATCCGCAAGGCTACAGCCCGAAAGCGGTCCCGGAATCAAAACATCTTTATTCGGATTTAAAATTTTCGCCGTTTCGCCCATAAAACGAACCGCAGCAAAAACAATCGTATCCGCTTGGACTTTCGTCGCATCTTGACTCAGCTTAAAACTGTCGCCATCGTAATCGGCAACGCCGAGGATAATTTCTGGCGCCACATAACTGTGAGCGAGAATCACCGCATTACGTTCTTTTTTCAGTTCATTGATTTCGTTAATCACCGGAATCAATTTCTTGCAATACTCCATCGTATAATTGCAGAGAACAGTGCCCGGTTGAACGGATTTGAGTCTGTCGAAAAGTTCTTGCGCTGTCATAGTTTTCCCAATTTAAAAAATCTCACTCTACCGCACCACCCCAAAGCCGCAGCAATTACTCGTAAATTTTGCTCACCGTCGCCACAGCCTGCGACGCAATTCCTTCGCCGCGTCCCGTGAACCCGAGCTTTTCACTCGTACTCGCCTTCACGCCGATGCGTTCCACCGGAACTTGGAGCACGCGCGCGATATTCGCCTTCATCTGTTCCCGATGCGGATTCACCTTCGGCCGTTCGCAAATCACAACGCTATCGACGCTCTCAATTTTGCAGCCCGCCTTCACCACTTCTTCGCGGACGCGCGAAAGCAAAACCAAACTGTCCGCATTCAAAAACGCCGGATCCGTATCCGGAAAATACGTGCCGATATCGCCGAGCCCCGCTGCGCCCAAAAGCGCATCGCTAATCGCGTGCAAAAGAACATCGGCATCGCTGTGCCCGAGCAAACCTTTTTCATACGGAATATCAACGCCGCCGATAATGCATTTGCGGCCTTCGACCAATTTGTGAACGTCAAAACCGATACCAGAACGAAATACTTTTTCCATGCTCCAAATATAACTATTCCCGATTTTTTCTCGGGCGTTCCGGCGCAATGCGCCGGCGCTCCTTTGCGGTATAATTTTCGTCGCTACTCGCGACGAAAATTTCCGTTCAGCTTTGGCGACGCTTCGCCTCGCCAAATCCGAACCCATCCGGGCGAAAGCAGCTAACGCACCGCAAAAGAAAAACACCGCGAGCGCGGTGTTTTTCAAAAAATTTTCAGCCGCTCTTCGAGCGGCTGAAATTTCAACTTCAATTACATCGATGTCACCGGGATAAGCATCGGAAGCACCGCTAACGAAATAAGCGAAAGCGCTGCTATCACAATCCCGAAGCGAAGCAAGAACTTCGTCGAATCGCTAAGCGCATTGCAACCGCAGCACTTGCATTCTCCTGCCGGCGCAAAAATCGCAATCGCCACGCGCAAATAATAATACATCGCGATAATCGAAAGCACAAAGCCAAACGCCGCAAGAGCGATATAACCCGTCTTCACCACGCCGGTAAAAAGTGCGAACTTCGCGAGGAATCCCGAAAGCGGCGGAAGTCCCGCAAGGCTTGCAAGGCAAATCACCGCCGCAATTCCTTCTAACGGATGACGACGGCCGCGACCGCGGATATCGTCCAAGTTTTCTTTCGCATCGCCCTTTCCGCTAAAAGCCGAAATCGCAGCGAGAGCGCCCGACGAAGCAATCGCATAAGTGATGAGGAAGTAATACATCGTGCTCAAATCTTTCATCAAAAGACCGAGAACGATAAAGCCCGCATTCATCACCGCCGAGAAAGCAAAAATTCGACGAATGGACTTTTGCACAATTCCCGAGAATGCGCCGATGACCATCGAAAGAATCGCCACTGTAATAATCACCGGAGCGAGTTTTTCAAAGCCCGAACGCATCCAAAGTGCACCGAGAGCAGCCAAAGCGCCGACCTTAATGACTGCAGCCATAAAGCCCGTCACCGCAACCGATGCGCCGGTGTAAACGTCAGCCACCCAGAAATGAACCGGAGCTGCGCCCGCCTTAAAGAGAAGCGCAAACGCCGAAATCAAAACGCCGAGAGAATACAAACTTTCGCGACCTGCGAGAACTTTACCGTCAAAGTGCGTCGTTCCCGTTGCCCCGTAAACAAGCGCCATCCCGTAAAGGAAAAGAACGCTGAACACAGCACCCGTCACAAAATATTTGAAAGTCGCTTCATTCGCATTGCGATCTTTGCGGCGCAAGCCGACCAAGCCGTAAACCGGATAAGCCGCGAGTTCCATGCCGATAAAGAGCGGAAGGAAATCCACCGACTGCACCATAATCATGACGCCAACAGTCGCGAGAAGAGTCAGGCCATACGGTTCTCCTGCGGGGAATTTTTCGCGGGCAAGAGTCACTTGCAAACCGCCAATTCCGAGGAAAGCGCAAAGCAAAACCGCTCCGAGAAGGACGAGGCGAATCACATCCAATTCCAAGAGGCCAAAAATAGAACCCGCATCCAATCTCACAAAGTGCAGTGAAATCGCTGACAAGAATAAGAATGTGCTCGCAATCCACGGAATCACTTTCTGCTTATTTTTGTCCGCAATGAAAGGTTCCGTTGCAATGCAAATCATCGCTCCGAGAGCAACGATTACAATCGGCAGGAGATTCATAAAACTAGCGGTCATTTTGAGCCTCCACTTTTTCTGTATTCACTTCTGCAGATTCTGCAGAAAATTGACTTTTAATCGTCTGAAGCGCTGTCCAAGCCGAATCCGCATAAGCTTTGGCTTTTTCGTTTGCCGTCGCCGAATCTGCCATCCATTCTGGGTGGAGAGAAAGCGCAGCTTTTGCAAAGAATTCTTTCATCTGCAGCGAATCTTCGGCATTGAAATTTTCCATCGAAGCTTGCGCTTCGGCGCTTGCTTGTGCTAATTCAACAATTTTCTGCTGTTCAA comes from Hallerella porci and encodes:
- the panB gene encoding 3-methyl-2-oxobutanoate hydroxymethyltransferase, coding for MLSATQILECKGKRKIAQITAYDYGFAKIAEAAHADQILVGDSLANTMLGYKSTQSVGMNEMLIFTAAVCRGAPNTHVIGDMPYRSYETPELALENAKKFIDVGASSVKIEGYKPEVVEILRKNNIDVCAHLGLLPQTATSLKQVGKTEEEAERILKEAIEMDQCGAYAMVLEHIPESLGERITKAVKLITIGIGGGSHTDGHVTVLQDAIGINGGKIPPFATKFCSVFDVAKKGIEDYVKFVHEENF
- the ispF gene encoding 2-C-methyl-D-erythritol 2,4-cyclodiphosphate synthase; this encodes MEKVFRSGIGFDVHKLVEGRKCIIGGVDIPYEKGLLGHSDADVLLHAISDALLGAAGLGDIGTYFPDTDPAFLNADSLVLLSRVREEVVKAGCKIESVDSVVICERPKVNPHREQMKANIARVLQVPVERIGVKASTSEKLGFTGRGEGIASQAVATVSKIYE
- the recO gene encoding DNA repair protein RecO, which encodes MLKQTRVIILHRMPYSDSSLIVKGFCFDFGVLSFLVKSAKSKNSPFKASLDPLSESEIVFNDSGKSDLHFIREASLIDWFPNLRKNLEKTAMAEVIAEILLRYLPAGLSQELDFRYTEKAFQILDRSENFQDVLARWLWHIADCEGYALNFSECIRCGTPISQIPADFSFESGGSICANCLGVFRPHYSPEFLQDIAHLVFRLPLQNPRQIEEEFFKYLKSHLGENREIKSYHWLQEVRNYAFCNTNS
- a CDS encoding SLC13 family permease, whose product is MITTLVILVISMILFVHGKIRSDIVALGSLVLLLIFGVISVDEALAGFSNPIVLMMLGLFIVGGAVFRTGLARVAGQKIVKIVGNNENFLFVAVMLVTGFIGAFVGITGTAALMLPIVMSVSAGTKSGPKRFLMPMAFACSLGGMMTLIGTPPNMVISDTLVRAGFPELKLFSFTPIGAFVLLLMIAAMIPLSHFLCKKSEEKKVDELRPKSLRELADEYSLSRNVTRVRVRMDSPLIGRSFAELKLPNTYNLTVIEIDRPSRGKFFGSSGRELVGPQSVPFGGDTLYVLGDTANVEKFAEEMRTDVLKAGEGRGSSLHFQNWGIAEVLLMPDSSLINRNVLETNFRAQFGVNILGIQRKGAYILSDLKDEKLKSRDTLLVQGTWDNIRKLSMSNTEWIVLGEPLESAESVPLDHKMPFAAVILLLMVILMVTSVVPPVAAVFIAALLMILTGCFRNVEDAYNSINWESTVLIAAMLPMSTALEKTGVSGMIANGLVENLGSLGPFALLAGIYYTTSIVTIFISNTATAVLLAPIAMSAATGLGVSPYPFLFAVTVSASCCFISPFSTPPNALVMNAGRYAFNDYLKIGGPLQFAMGAVMTFVLPLFFPF
- the nadA gene encoding quinolinate synthase NadA, whose product is MTAQELFDRLKSVQPGTVLCNYTMEYCKKLIPVINEINELKKERNAVILAHSYVAPEIILGVADYDGDSFKLSQDATKVQADTIVFAAVRFMGETAKILNPNKDVLIPGPLSGCSLADSITGNDVRELRKKYPNHTFACYINTTADVKAECDVCVTSSNVYKIISSLPNDKIVFVPDQLMGKNLQEALQQKGIHKEIVLYSGCCYVHEKYDPELIRFFREQNPGLRVVSHPECHPGVALLSDFVGSTGQMVKYIKDQPEKTPFLLLTECGLNARMQYEFPQKSFIGSCSMCKYMKSNSLENILETLRHPEKAAKVELDTDVMNRARHCIDEMFRYAAM
- a CDS encoding histidine triad nucleotide-binding protein, whose translation is MSDCIFCKIAAGEIPSTKVYEDAEFCAFKDLNPQAPVHILLIPKKHISSLLELQEADATLMGKLLFRGQKIAKEQGLGESGVRFVFNCKDDAGQTVHHIHCHILGGARLSDSFGVR
- a CDS encoding NADH-quinone oxidoreductase subunit N, with product MTASFMNLLPIVIVALGAMICIATEPFIADKNKQKVIPWIASTFLFLSAISLHFVRLDAGSIFGLLELDVIRLVLLGAVLLCAFLGIGGLQVTLAREKFPAGEPYGLTLLATVGVMIMVQSVDFLPLFIGMELAAYPVYGLVGLRRKDRNANEATFKYFVTGAVFSVLFLYGMALVYGATGTTHFDGKVLAGRESLYSLGVLISAFALLFKAGAAPVHFWVADVYTGASVAVTGFMAAVIKVGALAALGALWMRSGFEKLAPVIITVAILSMVIGAFSGIVQKSIRRIFAFSAVMNAGFIVLGLLMKDLSTMYYFLITYAIASSGALAAISAFSGKGDAKENLDDIRGRGRRHPLEGIAAVICLASLAGLPPLSGFLAKFALFTGVVKTGYIALAAFGFVLSIIAMYYYLRVAIAIFAPAGECKCCGCNALSDSTKFLLRFGIVIAALSLISLAVLPMLIPVTSM